The following coding sequences lie in one Candidatus Nitrospira allomarina genomic window:
- a CDS encoding S16 family serine protease, which produces MINKADRKKVSLLLGLVLTLNVVCATSLGASPSVRQIPHLIIPILGTSLNKQFRPVGMVSQVVIDVYERQDRNGLQIQFHTEPGNFSLFARQSIHAAITRALAAANLPSESWTVLLKFPYTGLTVYGESLSAMVGLSVVSMIKGDHLLEGRALTGTITERGSIGAVGGLQLKILAAYENHFERVLVPSEYDVRDGDWRTPFLMQVSPVGTIDEAYFGLTGHHLATLP; this is translated from the coding sequence ATGATTAATAAAGCGGACAGGAAGAAGGTCTCATTGCTTCTGGGGTTAGTCTTGACCCTCAATGTGGTGTGTGCCACCAGTCTTGGGGCCAGTCCGTCTGTTCGTCAGATTCCGCATCTGATTATTCCAATCCTGGGGACATCTCTCAACAAACAATTCAGGCCGGTGGGCATGGTAAGCCAGGTGGTGATTGATGTCTATGAGCGTCAGGATCGCAACGGCCTTCAAATCCAATTTCATACCGAACCAGGAAATTTTTCCTTGTTTGCCCGTCAGTCGATCCATGCAGCCATCACTCGGGCGCTGGCTGCTGCCAATCTTCCGTCGGAATCCTGGACTGTTCTCCTGAAATTTCCTTATACCGGCCTCACGGTTTATGGGGAAAGTCTTTCGGCCATGGTGGGCCTGAGCGTGGTGTCCATGATCAAGGGAGATCATCTCCTGGAAGGGCGGGCCCTCACCGGAACGATCACGGAAAGAGGATCGATCGGAGCTGTGGGAGGGCTTCAACTCAAAATTTTAGCCGCCTACGAAAATCACTTTGAGCGTGTGTTGGTTCCCAGCGAGTATGATGTACGGGATGGAGATTGGCGTACCCCGTTTTTGATGCAGGTCTCCCCTGTTGGGACGATCGATGAAGCCTACTTTGGGCTGACCGGTCATCATTTGGCGACCCTTCCCTAA
- a CDS encoding Ni/Fe hydrogenase subunit alpha: protein MPGTPDKSRTIKIDMMARVEGEGALHITVQDGQVRDVQLRIFEPPRFFEAFLQGRHVNEVPDIVARICGICPVAYQMSAVHALEQIFHVEMPQSLRDLRRLLYCGEWIESHVLHIYMLQGPDFLGFDSGLEMARSHPDLVKRGLRMKKAGNDLLTLLGGRSVHPVSVKIGGFSQVPTRNALHELKDEFLWARDAAAETLRWVSGFEFQDPEQAYTFLALRGPSEYPMNEGDVVTNRGHRMAASEFEHHFHEEQVPYSNALHCTLNGKSYLTGPLARLALNQDQLSLLAKDVLQSTGLVLPFNRASMGIVARSVEVLYAFDEALRLIDRYERPTSPNVPVTLRAGTGMAATEAPRGLLYHRYEVKADGTICLAKIVPPTSQNQRRMEDDLRNLLPDILHLNDQETAMKCEELIRSYDPCISCATHFLTLTKENLPPTMSKFP from the coding sequence ATGCCTGGGACTCCAGATAAATCGAGAACCATCAAAATCGACATGATGGCCAGGGTAGAAGGGGAAGGAGCCCTTCATATCACCGTTCAGGATGGTCAGGTCCGGGATGTGCAACTCCGGATTTTTGAACCTCCACGATTTTTTGAAGCCTTCCTCCAGGGACGTCACGTTAACGAAGTGCCCGATATCGTGGCCCGTATTTGCGGTATTTGTCCGGTGGCTTATCAAATGAGTGCAGTCCATGCCCTGGAACAAATCTTCCATGTGGAGATGCCACAAAGCCTTCGCGATTTACGTCGACTCCTGTATTGCGGGGAATGGATCGAAAGTCATGTTCTGCACATTTATATGCTCCAGGGTCCGGATTTCTTAGGATTCGACAGCGGGCTTGAGATGGCCCGCTCACACCCCGATCTTGTGAAGCGAGGGCTTCGAATGAAAAAGGCGGGCAATGATCTGTTAACGCTGTTAGGGGGACGATCAGTGCATCCGGTTTCGGTAAAGATCGGCGGATTCTCCCAAGTGCCGACAAGGAATGCCTTGCATGAGCTGAAGGACGAATTCCTATGGGCCAGGGATGCCGCTGCGGAAACGCTTAGGTGGGTGAGCGGGTTTGAATTTCAAGATCCCGAACAGGCCTATACCTTCCTCGCCCTTCGGGGGCCTTCTGAATATCCGATGAATGAAGGCGACGTCGTCACCAATCGGGGACACCGCATGGCCGCCTCGGAGTTTGAACACCATTTCCATGAAGAACAAGTACCCTATTCCAATGCCCTCCACTGCACGTTGAATGGAAAATCTTATCTCACAGGGCCGTTAGCCCGGCTCGCTCTCAACCAGGACCAGCTCTCGTTGTTGGCCAAAGACGTCTTACAGAGCACGGGATTAGTCCTCCCGTTCAACCGCGCGTCCATGGGTATCGTGGCACGATCGGTGGAAGTGCTCTATGCCTTTGACGAGGCTCTTCGACTCATTGACCGGTATGAGCGGCCAACTTCTCCAAACGTGCCAGTAACACTCCGCGCCGGAACCGGTATGGCCGCGACCGAAGCCCCGCGAGGCCTTTTATACCATCGTTATGAGGTCAAGGCTGATGGCACCATTTGCCTTGCCAAGATTGTGCCGCCAACCTCCCAAAATCAACGCCGCATGGAGGACGATCTTCGAAACCTCCTGCCAGACATCCTTCATCTCAACGATCAGGAAACCGCAATGAAATGCGAAGAACTGATTCGCAGTTATGATCCCTGCATCTCCTGCGCAACACATTTTTTAACACTGACCAAAGAAAACCTCCCTCCGACGATGTCAAAATTCCCATAA
- the malQ gene encoding 4-alpha-glucanotransferase, whose amino-acid sequence MKPLPNTDTSQKKSVSLLHQLARRHGIQPVFRDESGNQRVVPDESLRGLLRLMGVSAQTSQQVRESVLASKTNEWTKCVQETFVIPQSKLSSGWMLHIPLGPESLSSIHLDWTIRGENKFRATRQASGTSIKILGRKKINGRHYLRGRLPFPRQLPLGYYTLQLSITSPSYRAHETSRVIVTPDSAYAPASYKKARGLWGLTVQLYGVRSERNWGIGDFSDLNNLVGWAGKDLGAAMVGVNPLHALLPGEISPYSPSSRMFHHPLYLDIERIPEHYESPVAQRRVKSKVFQTTLSALRASPTVDYDSVQAIKYKHFETLYRQFLKNHLVPRSRRGLAFLRFIQQQGSNLEHFACFQVLGEIFSRTRSPKKKTKSWQDWPKEFRDPLSPQVQRFSRKHPTRINFFRYLEWICQDQLAQVRATARRLRMPVGLYQDLAVGIDPNGYEAWAFQNQLVTQASIGTPPEIFSPKGQNWNLVPLSPEHLHQQGYEVFVKTFQAMMNGGGLLRIDHAMGLFRLFWIPRGKSPSEGAYIHYPAEALLAILALESHKSGTTIVGEDLGTITPHIRKTLSLSGLLSYRLLLFEKTNTGNFIPPNRYKRSAMVAVSTHDLPTLKGYWEGRDIHWKTQLNVYPDPTDAGKEWHARNKEKEKLLQALRKEGLWTGPHSGTSQALPLFTSELQQAVHAYLARTPSFLLAISLEDLLGDADTPNIPGAPSRAYPVWRMKAGAQGSDLHEWRDSPDIAKLVTVINHERTRPQLAKNKPSNTTRSPSRHS is encoded by the coding sequence ATGAAACCTTTACCGAATACCGATACATCTCAAAAGAAATCCGTTTCGCTCTTGCATCAATTGGCCCGGCGTCATGGGATTCAGCCCGTCTTTCGCGACGAAAGCGGCAATCAGAGAGTGGTGCCTGATGAAAGTTTGCGAGGCCTGCTTCGGCTGATGGGTGTTTCCGCCCAAACGTCCCAACAAGTCCGTGAATCTGTTTTAGCCTCGAAGACCAATGAATGGACGAAATGCGTTCAAGAAACGTTCGTCATTCCTCAATCGAAATTGTCCTCAGGATGGATGTTGCACATTCCTCTAGGACCGGAATCACTTTCTTCCATACACCTCGACTGGACCATCCGGGGAGAAAACAAGTTTCGAGCAACCCGTCAGGCCAGTGGAACTTCGATAAAGATCCTTGGGCGAAAAAAAATTAACGGGCGGCACTATCTGCGTGGCAGGCTTCCTTTTCCCCGTCAGTTGCCGCTGGGATATTATACGCTCCAATTGTCAATCACCTCTCCTTCGTACCGGGCACATGAAACTTCGCGTGTCATCGTCACTCCGGACAGCGCATATGCCCCGGCCTCTTATAAGAAGGCCCGTGGTCTCTGGGGATTGACCGTTCAACTTTATGGAGTACGGTCCGAACGGAACTGGGGAATCGGAGATTTCAGCGACCTCAACAATCTGGTCGGCTGGGCAGGGAAAGATTTAGGCGCAGCCATGGTTGGCGTCAATCCTCTCCATGCGTTGCTGCCGGGTGAAATCAGTCCATATTCCCCTTCAAGCCGGATGTTCCATCATCCCTTGTATTTGGATATTGAGCGAATTCCCGAACATTATGAAAGCCCGGTGGCTCAGCGACGCGTCAAAAGCAAAGTTTTTCAGACAACTTTGAGCGCCCTCCGAGCATCTCCGACAGTTGATTACGATTCGGTGCAGGCCATCAAGTATAAACATTTCGAAACCCTGTATCGTCAGTTTCTCAAAAACCATCTGGTTCCCCGGTCACGGCGGGGATTGGCCTTTCTGCGATTTATTCAACAGCAGGGAAGCAATCTCGAACATTTTGCCTGTTTTCAGGTATTAGGTGAAATTTTTTCGCGTACCCGTTCTCCCAAGAAAAAGACAAAAAGTTGGCAGGATTGGCCGAAAGAATTCAGAGATCCGCTCTCTCCTCAGGTCCAAAGGTTTTCCCGCAAACATCCCACACGCATCAATTTTTTTCGATACCTTGAATGGATATGCCAGGACCAGCTCGCGCAGGTGAGAGCAACTGCGCGTCGACTGCGTATGCCCGTTGGCCTCTATCAAGATCTCGCCGTAGGGATCGATCCCAATGGTTATGAAGCCTGGGCCTTCCAGAATCAATTGGTGACGCAGGCATCCATTGGGACCCCACCGGAAATTTTTTCGCCAAAAGGCCAAAATTGGAACCTGGTGCCGCTTTCTCCCGAACATCTCCATCAACAAGGCTATGAGGTCTTTGTCAAAACGTTTCAGGCCATGATGAACGGCGGCGGCTTATTGCGCATTGATCATGCCATGGGGCTTTTCCGATTGTTCTGGATTCCGCGAGGAAAGTCGCCCTCAGAAGGGGCTTATATTCATTATCCCGCCGAAGCGTTATTAGCCATTTTGGCCTTGGAGAGTCACAAGTCCGGGACCACCATTGTTGGGGAAGATCTGGGAACAATCACCCCTCACATTAGAAAAACCCTCAGCCTCTCTGGTCTGTTGAGCTACCGGCTTTTATTATTTGAAAAAACCAATACAGGGAATTTTATCCCGCCGAACCGGTATAAGAGGTCGGCGATGGTCGCCGTATCCACCCATGATTTACCCACATTGAAAGGATATTGGGAAGGCCGGGATATTCACTGGAAAACACAATTGAATGTATATCCTGACCCGACCGATGCCGGGAAAGAATGGCATGCACGAAACAAGGAAAAGGAGAAATTACTGCAAGCCCTCAGAAAGGAAGGATTGTGGACCGGTCCGCATTCCGGAACATCACAAGCCCTTCCTTTATTCACCTCTGAATTGCAGCAAGCCGTGCATGCCTATTTAGCTAGAACCCCGAGCTTTCTCTTAGCCATATCCCTGGAAGATCTCCTTGGGGATGCAGACACACCTAATATCCCGGGGGCGCCTTCTCGTGCCTATCCGGTCTGGAGGATGAAAGCCGGTGCCCAAGGATCTGATTTGCACGAATGGCGCGATTCGCCGGACATTGCCAAGTTGGTGACGGTCATCAATCATGAACGAACACGACCTCAATTGGCTAAAAATAAGCCATCTAATACAACCAGGTCGCCGTCACGGCATTCCTAA
- a CDS encoding NAD(P)-binding protein: MMEQKPFAITLNPASSLANHTGTWRTMRPIYVDHLPPCNQGCPAGENIQGWLYEAEEGKYEQAWRKIMEDNPFPAIHGRVCYHPCETACNRGQLDEPVSIHAVERFLGDYAIEQGWQVEAGVATGRRVLVVGAGPSGLSAAYHLARLGHAVTIIEAGPKPGGMMRFGIPQYRLPRNVLDAEIARIVAMGVSIHLNQKVDNLETIIKEGGFDAVFLAIGAHLSKRVDIPGRDAGRMIDALGFLKGMDGQTVPKIGRRVVVYGGGDTAIDAARTAKRLGAEETILIYRRDRGHMPAHDFEVEEALEEGVLTRWLHTIRQVNNTTLTVEEMTLDEQGRPQPTGRMETLEADTVILAVGQEVDTGFLENVPGLDISSDGVIQVDASMMTGRAGVFAGGDMVPAERTVTVASGHGKKAARHIDAYLRGSEYRKPLPNTVATYDRLNTWYYTDADKSRQPYLDLARRRASFEEVVGGLDKDTALLEARRCLSCGNCFECDTCYGVCPDNAIIKLGPGQRYEVNYDYCKGCGVCAEECPCGAIDMVKEVR; the protein is encoded by the coding sequence ATGATGGAACAGAAACCCTTTGCCATTACATTGAACCCCGCTTCAAGCCTGGCCAATCATACCGGCACCTGGCGGACGATGCGGCCGATCTATGTTGATCACCTTCCGCCCTGCAATCAGGGCTGTCCGGCTGGTGAAAATATCCAAGGCTGGTTGTATGAGGCGGAGGAAGGGAAATATGAGCAGGCCTGGCGGAAAATTATGGAAGACAATCCCTTCCCGGCGATTCATGGTCGTGTGTGTTATCACCCGTGTGAAACGGCCTGCAACCGGGGCCAACTCGATGAGCCTGTGAGTATTCATGCCGTTGAGCGCTTTTTAGGCGATTACGCGATTGAGCAGGGTTGGCAGGTGGAGGCGGGCGTGGCAACCGGAAGGCGGGTCCTGGTCGTCGGCGCGGGACCGAGCGGCCTTTCTGCTGCGTATCATCTCGCCCGCTTGGGACATGCGGTGACCATCATTGAAGCGGGGCCGAAGCCGGGGGGCATGATGCGGTTCGGCATTCCACAATATCGTCTGCCCCGGAATGTCCTTGACGCTGAAATTGCAAGAATTGTCGCCATGGGCGTTTCGATCCATCTGAATCAGAAAGTCGACAATTTAGAAACGATCATCAAAGAGGGCGGATTCGATGCCGTGTTTCTGGCGATTGGGGCTCATCTGAGCAAACGGGTTGATATTCCCGGCCGGGATGCCGGCCGGATGATCGATGCCTTGGGATTTCTTAAAGGAATGGATGGTCAGACTGTTCCCAAGATCGGTCGGCGGGTCGTCGTCTATGGTGGAGGTGATACGGCTATTGATGCCGCGCGAACCGCCAAGCGCCTGGGTGCCGAGGAAACGATCCTGATTTATCGGCGTGATCGCGGACACATGCCCGCCCATGATTTTGAAGTGGAAGAAGCCTTGGAGGAGGGGGTGCTGACCCGATGGCTGCATACCATCCGACAAGTGAACAATACGACGTTGACCGTTGAAGAGATGACGCTGGATGAGCAGGGGCGCCCTCAACCCACCGGCCGGATGGAGACCTTGGAAGCCGACACGGTGATTCTGGCGGTGGGCCAGGAAGTGGATACCGGGTTTTTAGAGAATGTGCCGGGATTGGATATTTCGTCCGACGGGGTGATTCAGGTCGATGCCTCAATGATGACCGGGCGTGCGGGAGTGTTTGCCGGGGGGGATATGGTTCCTGCAGAGCGCACGGTGACGGTGGCTAGCGGCCATGGGAAAAAAGCGGCACGGCATATTGATGCGTATCTCCGCGGTAGTGAGTATCGGAAACCTTTGCCCAATACCGTTGCGACTTATGACCGGCTCAATACCTGGTATTACACCGATGCGGATAAGAGTCGGCAGCCCTACCTGGATCTGGCCAGGCGTCGCGCCAGCTTTGAAGAAGTGGTCGGCGGTTTGGATAAGGACACGGCTTTGCTCGAAGCCCGACGCTGTCTCTCTTGCGGAAATTGCTTTGAGTGCGATACCTGTTATGGCGTGTGTCCGGACAACGCCATTATTAAATTGGGCCCCGGTCAGCGGTACGAAGTGAATTATGACTATTGCAAGGGATGTGGTGTGTGCGCGGAAGAATGTCCGTGCGGGGCCATCGATATGGTTAAGGAAGTCAGATAG
- a CDS encoding plasmid partition protein ParG, producing MGTSSKRSTVYFDENLHAALRLKAAHTHRSISDIVNDAVRAALAEDQEDLAAFQQRAGEPTLSYEELLNDLKAHGQL from the coding sequence ATGGGCACAAGTTCTAAACGGTCGACAGTCTACTTTGATGAAAATCTCCATGCGGCACTTAGACTTAAGGCTGCGCATACTCACCGATCCATATCTGACATCGTCAATGATGCTGTGCGAGCAGCTCTCGCGGAGGACCAGGAAGACCTGGCTGCCTTCCAGCAGCGGGCTGGCGAGCCTACTCTCAGTTATGAAGAACTTCTGAATGATCTCAAGGCCCATGGCCAGTTATAG
- a CDS encoding type II toxin-antitoxin system RelE family toxin, with product MASYRLTFKKSVTKDFRSIPNNDVSRILKRIEGLADNPRPVGSEKLSGQERFRVRQGVYRIVYEIRDEELVVIVVKVGHRREVYQDK from the coding sequence ATGGCCAGTTATAGACTGACATTCAAAAAGTCGGTCACCAAAGATTTTCGTTCCATCCCTAACAACGATGTTTCTCGCATTCTCAAGCGTATTGAAGGTTTAGCGGATAACCCACGCCCGGTCGGTAGTGAGAAATTGTCGGGACAGGAAAGGTTTCGAGTTCGCCAAGGAGTGTATCGAATTGTTTATGAGATCCGGGACGAGGAGCTCGTGGTTATCGTGGTCAAAGTGGGGCATAGACGAGAGGTCTATCAGGATAAGTGA
- a CDS encoding cupin domain-containing protein encodes MEYLTCKKFSLPLTRQEVARSWNQRGYSCDVFVDPPGREWNDFVHSANELVTIVEGKLRLTIGGKEIIAEPGDEVFIPKETCHSVKNIHHATTKWLYGYD; translated from the coding sequence TTGGAATACTTGACCTGTAAAAAGTTTTCTCTGCCACTTACTCGCCAGGAGGTGGCTCGGTCCTGGAATCAGCGGGGGTATTCGTGCGATGTGTTTGTTGATCCTCCCGGGCGGGAGTGGAATGATTTCGTTCATTCGGCCAACGAGCTGGTCACTATTGTTGAAGGGAAATTGCGCCTGACCATCGGGGGCAAAGAGATTATCGCGGAACCCGGAGATGAGGTATTCATTCCGAAAGAAACCTGTCATTCGGTAAAAAATATTCATCACGCGACGACCAAATGGCTCTATGGGTATGATTGA
- a CDS encoding FAD/NAD(P)-binding protein produces the protein MTFNPYLIHPAVIVDRKQESTDIVTFRLQLTDSTHRESFRFEAGQFNMLYVFGVGEVAISIVSDPGEPEFLDHTIRVVGRITQVLGAMQVGESVGVRGPFGIGWPMREAQGKDVLIVTGGLGCAPVVGAIEYMFRRREEYGAMTILHGVKTPHDLLYRERFDAWRYQPRTQVLLTSDEPGKTWHSHVGVVTELFDQLQLDPANTLVMMCGPEIMMRIACNTLSHQGLRPDAMYVSLERHMECGIGLCGHCQLGPFFVCKDGPVMRLDRVVPYFGKVGV, from the coding sequence ATGACTTTTAATCCCTACCTCATTCATCCGGCTGTGATCGTGGACAGGAAACAGGAGTCCACCGATATCGTGACCTTTCGCCTGCAACTCACAGATTCCACTCATCGGGAGTCTTTTCGCTTTGAGGCGGGGCAGTTCAACATGCTCTATGTGTTTGGTGTAGGGGAGGTAGCCATTTCCATTGTGTCGGACCCTGGGGAGCCGGAATTTCTGGACCACACCATTCGTGTGGTGGGTCGGATCACGCAGGTATTGGGTGCGATGCAAGTGGGTGAGAGTGTGGGCGTTCGTGGGCCGTTTGGGATTGGATGGCCCATGAGGGAAGCCCAAGGGAAGGATGTGCTTATCGTCACCGGCGGATTGGGATGCGCTCCGGTGGTGGGAGCCATTGAATATATGTTTCGGAGGCGGGAGGAGTATGGCGCCATGACCATTCTCCACGGGGTAAAAACCCCCCACGACCTGCTCTACCGGGAACGATTTGATGCCTGGCGCTACCAACCCCGCACACAGGTACTATTGACCAGCGATGAACCCGGAAAGACCTGGCATAGCCATGTGGGCGTGGTCACCGAATTGTTTGACCAACTGCAGTTGGACCCTGCCAATACGCTGGTCATGATGTGCGGACCGGAGATCATGATGCGGATTGCCTGTAATACCCTCTCGCATCAAGGTCTGCGCCCTGACGCTATGTATGTGTCGTTGGAGCGGCATATGGAATGCGGCATCGGACTCTGCGGGCATTGTCAGCTTGGGCCATTCTTTGTCTGTAAGGACGGACCCGTGATGCGGTTAGACCGGGTGGTACCGTATTTCGGAAAAGTGGGTGTGTAA
- a CDS encoding universal stress protein yields MKYLLAVDGSDQSVDAVRVFEALSPAESLMVLHVVNVPGIPYPSIGAGIAKDLRLAVDKAMREEGERIIEQALSLLPLHPGSVMRRLEMGTPAEVILTMVKEKGTDLVVLGARGIGQIREQMFGSVSHRVMTHASCSTLIIKKPTRKIQQVLIPVESLEDGEVVVRFLKKKPFREPITATVLHVIPFSEPVWPVGAMISPEFRKEMIAYGEKFTNGLSAELKQMGHEAKGVVVVGAPSHTIIKEANKYAADVILMRTHSRSGVSRFLLGSVSHSVVHHTESSILFVRE; encoded by the coding sequence ATGAAATACCTATTAGCAGTTGATGGATCGGATCAATCGGTCGATGCAGTACGTGTGTTTGAAGCGCTGAGCCCGGCGGAGAGCCTGATGGTGTTACATGTGGTGAATGTGCCGGGTATCCCCTATCCATCCATCGGGGCGGGGATCGCGAAAGATTTGAGATTGGCGGTGGACAAGGCGATGAGGGAAGAAGGCGAACGCATCATTGAGCAGGCATTGTCCCTCCTGCCTCTTCATCCGGGATCGGTCATGAGACGACTGGAAATGGGTACTCCTGCCGAGGTCATTCTCACCATGGTCAAGGAGAAGGGAACCGATCTCGTGGTGTTGGGCGCCAGGGGTATTGGTCAGATTCGAGAGCAGATGTTCGGGAGCGTTTCGCATCGTGTGATGACGCATGCGTCGTGTTCGACCCTGATCATTAAGAAGCCCACTCGCAAGATCCAGCAGGTTTTAATTCCTGTTGAAAGTCTGGAAGACGGCGAGGTGGTGGTGCGGTTTTTGAAAAAAAAACCATTCCGGGAGCCCATCACAGCGACCGTTCTGCATGTCATTCCGTTTTCAGAACCGGTCTGGCCGGTGGGTGCGATGATTTCTCCGGAATTTCGAAAAGAGATGATCGCCTATGGGGAGAAGTTTACGAACGGGCTCAGCGCGGAATTGAAGCAGATGGGGCATGAGGCCAAAGGAGTCGTCGTCGTCGGGGCACCTTCACACACGATCATTAAAGAAGCGAACAAATATGCTGCTGATGTAATCCTGATGCGAACACATAGCCGGTCCGGCGTGAGTCGCTTTCTTTTGGGAAGCGTCTCCCATTCCGTGGTGCATCACACTGAGTCCTCAATTTTGTTTGTGCGTGAATGA
- a CDS encoding DUF4385 domain-containing protein codes for MSFDYTLDFNAIDFRKHPELYRIGKGEQGVLLVEPYKSEILPHWKFKTPQMARRSANWIYKLFLAYKAKGDFVGMDMARKYLQMGYTRSRRYANHKTGRKYAQPSREILPVVEDKEKTESAKIFYQKWKKARENKEYVKLKQRHKEMFFKQP; via the coding sequence ATGTCATTCGATTACACACTCGATTTCAACGCCATTGATTTCAGAAAGCATCCGGAGCTGTATCGTATCGGAAAAGGAGAGCAGGGAGTCCTTCTGGTTGAACCCTATAAGAGCGAGATATTACCACACTGGAAATTTAAAACCCCCCAGATGGCTCGAAGGTCGGCTAACTGGATTTACAAGTTATTTCTCGCATACAAAGCCAAGGGCGACTTTGTCGGAATGGATATGGCACGTAAATACTTGCAGATGGGGTATACGAGGTCCAGAAGATATGCCAACCACAAAACAGGCCGGAAGTATGCTCAGCCTAGCAGGGAAATCCTGCCGGTTGTAGAAGATAAAGAGAAGACTGAATCAGCTAAAATCTTTTACCAGAAGTGGAAGAAAGCCAGAGAAAATAAGGAATATGTGAAACTGAAGCAAAGGCACAAAGAGATGTTTTTCAAGCAGCCCTGA
- a CDS encoding type 1 glutamine amidotransferase domain-containing protein, which translates to MSKKILVVLTSVAKYPNLNRATGLWLGEAVHFVKKVQEAGYGVDFVSPKGGYTPIDPHSLAQADTTDWEWYQKKEFMNRLGTTVTPADVNPDDYVAIYFTGGHGVIWDFPDNEKLQSISRKIYENGGCVSSVCHGALGLLNIQLSDGTLLIKGKNVTGFSNEEEQLVELDKVVPFLTETELVKRGAKYKKADKPWGSFALEDTRLITGQNPASGGAVADLLIAALRKSGT; encoded by the coding sequence ATGAGCAAGAAAATCCTAGTAGTTCTTACCAGCGTGGCAAAATATCCAAACTTAAATCGGGCGACCGGATTATGGTTGGGTGAGGCCGTACACTTCGTGAAGAAAGTTCAAGAGGCTGGTTATGGGGTTGATTTTGTCAGTCCCAAAGGAGGATACACTCCGATTGATCCACATAGTCTTGCACAGGCAGATACGACTGACTGGGAATGGTACCAGAAAAAGGAATTTATGAATCGTCTAGGGACCACGGTTACACCCGCCGACGTCAACCCGGATGATTATGTGGCGATTTACTTTACCGGTGGCCATGGGGTGATCTGGGATTTTCCCGATAACGAAAAACTTCAATCGATCAGCCGGAAGATTTATGAGAATGGTGGATGTGTTTCCTCAGTGTGCCACGGCGCTCTCGGTTTGCTGAACATTCAGTTATCGGATGGAACGCTACTCATTAAAGGCAAAAACGTCACCGGCTTTTCAAATGAAGAAGAACAGCTTGTGGAACTCGATAAGGTTGTGCCATTCCTGACGGAGACCGAATTGGTTAAGCGAGGGGCGAAATATAAGAAAGCCGATAAGCCCTGGGGTTCATTTGCGTTGGAAGATACCAGGCTTATCACCGGCCAGAATCCGGCATCGGGTGGTGCGGTGGCTGATCTTCTGATAGCGGCACTTCGAAAAAGCGGAACATGA
- a CDS encoding ferritin-like domain-containing protein — protein sequence MASVGYHEPIEELSDETRDMHRAIVSLMEELEAVDWYNQRANACKDADLKAILVHNRDEEKEHASMVLEWIRRKDPTFSKHLKDFLFTEKPIAHK from the coding sequence ATGGCGAGTGTCGGTTATCACGAACCCATTGAGGAATTGTCCGATGAAACCCGGGACATGCATCGGGCCATCGTTTCGTTGATGGAGGAACTGGAGGCTGTGGATTGGTACAATCAGCGCGCGAATGCGTGCAAAGACGCGGACCTCAAAGCCATTCTTGTGCACAATCGAGACGAGGAGAAGGAACATGCCTCGATGGTGCTTGAATGGATTCGACGCAAGGATCCTACGTTTTCAAAGCATTTAAAGGACTTTCTGTTTACAGAGAAACCCATCGCGCATAAGTAG